Proteins co-encoded in one Malus domestica chromosome 09, GDT2T_hap1 genomic window:
- the LOC114826836 gene encoding syntaxin-22-like isoform X2, with the protein MSFQDVQSGGGGRGRKASASPPQAVAAGIFQINTAVGTFRRMVDAIGTAKDTPDHRQKLHNTRQRILELVKETSAKLKSLAQSDRQSNVNPSKQIEDAKLARDFQTTLQEFQKVQQLASERESTYMPSLPTSAASASASGEYLEPSSSSTRDQHRQPFLQDQKRQELLLLDNEVAFNEAIIEEREQGIRDIEAQIGEASEIFKDLAVLVHEQGVVIDDIQSNIDNSSSATTQARVQLAKASKGVKFRCSWCWWVLAVLAVVVVIVVVILII; encoded by the exons atgaGCTTTCAAGATGTGCAGAGTGGCGGAGGAGGAAGGGGAAGGAAGGCATCGGCGTCTCCGCCTCAGGCGGTGGCTGCGGGCATATTCCAGATCAACACTGCCGTTGGCACTTTCCGTAGAATGGTCGATGCCATCGGGACTGCCAAGGACACTCCCGATCACCGCCAGAAGCT GCACAACACGAGGCAACGCATACTTGAGCTGGTAAAAGAAACGTCTGCCAAGCTCAAATCCCTCGCCCAATCTGATCGCCAATCCAATGTCAAT CCGAGTAAGCAGATCGAAGATGCCAAGCTTGCAAGAGATTTCCAGACCACATTGCAAGAATTTCAGAAAGTTCAACAGCTCGCCTCTGAGCGCGAGTCTACTTACATGCCTTCCTTGCCAAC TTCTGCGGCTTCCGCTTCTGCCTCCGGGGAATATCTGGAGCCTAGCAGTAGCAGCACCAGGGATCAGCACCGCCAACCTTTCCTTCAGGACCAAAAGAG GCAGGAATTACTTTTGCTTGATAATGAGGTTGCTTTCAATGAGGCCATCATTGAGGAGAGGGAACAGGGTATTCGAGACATAGAAGCACAAATCGGGGAAGCTAGTGAAATTTTCAAGGACCTTGCTGTTCTCGTTCATGAGCAGGGTGTAGTCATTG ATGACATTCAATCAAACATTGACAACTCTTCCTCTGCAACGACCCAAGCTAGAGTTCAGCTAGCTAAGGCTTCCAAAGGAGTTAAATTCAGATGCTCATGG TGTTGGTGGGTGCTGGCAGTTTTGGCAGTGGTGGTCGTGATCGTCGTGGTCATCCTTATCATATAA
- the LOC114826836 gene encoding syntaxin-22-like isoform X1, translating into MSFQDVQSGGGGRGRKASASPPQAVAAGIFQINTAVGTFRRMVDAIGTAKDTPDHRQKLHNTRQRILELVKETSAKLKSLAQSDRQSNVNPSKQIEDAKLARDFQTTLQEFQKVQQLASERESTYMPSLPTSAASASASGEYLEPSSSSTRDQHRQPFLQDQKRQELLLLDNEVAFNEAIIEEREQGIRDIEAQIGEASEIFKDLAVLVHEQGVVIDDIQSNIDNSSSATTQARVQLAKASKGVKFRCSWLSSRKGDDENTNGKEGNGEYGEDYDSVLL; encoded by the exons atgaGCTTTCAAGATGTGCAGAGTGGCGGAGGAGGAAGGGGAAGGAAGGCATCGGCGTCTCCGCCTCAGGCGGTGGCTGCGGGCATATTCCAGATCAACACTGCCGTTGGCACTTTCCGTAGAATGGTCGATGCCATCGGGACTGCCAAGGACACTCCCGATCACCGCCAGAAGCT GCACAACACGAGGCAACGCATACTTGAGCTGGTAAAAGAAACGTCTGCCAAGCTCAAATCCCTCGCCCAATCTGATCGCCAATCCAATGTCAAT CCGAGTAAGCAGATCGAAGATGCCAAGCTTGCAAGAGATTTCCAGACCACATTGCAAGAATTTCAGAAAGTTCAACAGCTCGCCTCTGAGCGCGAGTCTACTTACATGCCTTCCTTGCCAAC TTCTGCGGCTTCCGCTTCTGCCTCCGGGGAATATCTGGAGCCTAGCAGTAGCAGCACCAGGGATCAGCACCGCCAACCTTTCCTTCAGGACCAAAAGAG GCAGGAATTACTTTTGCTTGATAATGAGGTTGCTTTCAATGAGGCCATCATTGAGGAGAGGGAACAGGGTATTCGAGACATAGAAGCACAAATCGGGGAAGCTAGTGAAATTTTCAAGGACCTTGCTGTTCTCGTTCATGAGCAGGGTGTAGTCATTG ATGACATTCAATCAAACATTGACAACTCTTCCTCTGCAACGACCCAAGCTAGAGTTCAGCTAGCTAAGGCTTCCAAAGGAGTTAAATTCAGATGCTCATGG CTCTCTTCCAGGAAAGGAGACGATGAGAATACGAATGGGAAAGAAGGAAACGGTGAGTATGGTGAAGATTACGATTCTGTGCTCTTATAA
- the LOC103404124 gene encoding uncharacterized protein, with the protein MAALVYQILSSSALVSLGLYHMVATTRNHLKSPQSYAAKPYHPFPLSSSSSNLNPPHHRLRYLQLYAIIACLLVAVVHQTLTSFDADPLLKGRTPVHRFTSLQSAASLFLFLLLTLALLLSEWAPSVLPLPSDLVFGLAAALFYLQSLVSWGAASVQMSDLQAKCDSVSGRITAMASGLCVVLACQPRVFVADVGLGAAMCLQGLWVLQTGLSLYVEAFIPEGCHKLLDVVIGVEGSTKCDLDESRFRAVAILDLVFLVHVMFVLLIVMVTYAVVAKFVGIRRLGSYEVLPNAAPSSDHNNHIQMKALSGTQA; encoded by the coding sequence atGGCAGCCCTAGTGTACCAGATATTGTCTTCCTCCGCACTGGTATCACTGGGACTCTACCACATGGTGGCCACCACCCGCAACCACCTCAAATCTCCACAGTCCTACGCCGCCAAGCCCTACCACCCCTTCCccctctcctcttcctcttccaacCTTAATCCTCCTCATCATCGTCTCAGGTATCTCCAGCTCTATGCCATCATCGCCTGCCTATTGGTCGCCGTCGTCCACCAGACCCTCACCTCCTTCGACGCCGACCCACTCCTCAAGGGCCGAACACCCGTACACCGATTCACGTCCCTGCAGTCCGCGGCctccctcttcctctttctGCTGCTCACGCTGGCTCTCCTGCTTTCCGAGTGGGCCCCATCGGTTCTTCCGCTGCCCTCGGATCTGGTGTTCGGGCTGGCCGCGGCCCTCTTCTACCTGCAGTCGCTGGTGTCGTGGGGTGCGGCGTCGGTGCAGATGTCGGATCTGCAGGCCAAGTGCGACTCGGTTTCCGGTCGGATCACGGCGATGGCGTCGGGGCTGTGCGTGGTTCTGGCGTGCCAGCCGAGGGTGTTCGTAGCGGATGTGGGGTTAGGGGCGGCCATGTGCCTGCAGGGGCTGTGGGTATTGCAGACGGGGCTGTCGCTGTACGTGGAGGCGTTCATCCCGGAGGGGTGCCACAAGCTCTTGGACGTGGTGATCGGGGTGGAGGGTTCCACCAAGTGCGACCTGGACGAGTCCCGGTTCAGGGCGGTGGCCATTCTGGATTTGGTGTTCTTGGTGCACGTCATGTTCGTCCTGCTCATTGTCATGGTCACCTACGCCGTCGTTGCCAAGTTTGTTGGAATCCGAAGATTGGGTTCATATGAGGTATTGCCCAACGCTGCTCCCTCCTCCGACCACAACAACCACATTCAGATGAAAGCCTTGAGCGGCACTCAGGCTTAG